In Hemitrygon akajei chromosome 12, sHemAka1.3, whole genome shotgun sequence, a single window of DNA contains:
- the prg4b gene encoding proteoglycan 4b produces MLEVDKMANPQNLITWRTILLTVSSLNLLKVIETQDSCRGRCASGYDRSTKCHCDGECIRYGECCEDYRTLCTSETSCSGRCFEQHERGRKCQCDPSCMNYGDCCSDFVANCEKDIWKNPAFVATTRASLVFTSSTRKPTAEKPEFISDTLPQQDAASFLDDNTKIKEESMKLKNGSAKVSEGSTIINPNRFELGNHDSKISDQEVTTTSSSADTSRDSESLDNGMITPSVSKDGTFNSKILAEVMTTSVIPEDGTMDSKTLENRMTTHYVPEDRSTTPKTLNEGIKTTTVPEAITTNSKIQYNEMTTVIPKDASSDSMSLHKAMTMPSMKVTAIKSTISDAHTTMHSASGQTSSVPDKLDRGTITFPIPEDNSSNSNTLDEEIVSVPESDTLNSKIPNNGIKAPLVSENVSKSSEAQDNKTITPSLSADYSANSKIMHKGLTTSPIPQDVPTDSKILDKGLTTNTDPEEVTAGPRVLESVKTTSALPEAASTNARTSGKGMASLSVPVPSPTRSDNMVTEPTHERRNQITGKTQSYEDILNDSNLCNKKPSDAMTTLQNGTTYIFRGHLFWTISQKGQILGHPQRISDVWGIPSPIDTVFTRCNCLGNTYFFKGDQYWRFQNGHMDSGYPRRIAAGFSGLSGEITAALSVAAYRNRPETVYFFKKGGLYQKYVYQRPISSCPLERTHIPIYHVARRYRRQTMVAMQKSRKLQNIAQLSVEMLIRKNWHGLPLTVTSAISLPNPGLPEKYEYYVLSHAKSYRVDPVNQKATYMKRSITKDVYKCL; encoded by the exons ACAGTTGTAGAGGCAGATGTGCTTCCGGGTACGACCGAAGCACCAAGTGCCACTGTGACGGTGAATGTATTCGTTATGGAGAATGTTGCGAAGATTACAGGACTCTCTGTACATcag AAACCTCCTGTTCTGGACGCTGCTTTGAGCAACATGAGCGTGGACGGAAATGTCAGTGTGATCCTTCCTGCATGAACTACGGGGACTGCTGCTCAGATTTTGTTGCAAATTGTGAAAAAG ATATCTGGAAAAATCCTGCATTCGTGGCAACAACAAGAGCAAGTTTAGTGTTCACCAGCTCCACAAGAAAGCCAACAGCAGAGAAACCAGAGTTTATCAGCGATACATTGCCCCAACAAGATGCTGCCAGCTTTTTGGATGATAACACAAAAATCAAAGAAGAGTCCATGAAGCTAA AAAATGGAAGTGCTAAAGTAAGTGAAGGATCGACCATCATCAATCCCAACAGATTTGAACTTGGAAACCATGATTCTAAAATCTCGGATCAAGAAGTGACAACAACTAGTTCTTCTGCAGATACATCTAGGGACTCTGAAAGCTTGGATAATGGAATGATAACTCCATCTGTTTCAAAAGATGGAACCTTCAATTCTAAAATTTTGGCGGAAGTCATGACAACATCTGTTATTCCTGAAGATGGGACCATGGATTCTAAAACCTTGGAAAACAGAATGACAACACATTATGTTCCTGAAGATAGGTCCACAACCCCCAAAACCCTGAATGAAGGAATAAAAACAACCACTGTTCCTGAGGCCATTACCACAAATTCAAAAATACAGTATAATGAAATGACAACAGTTATTCCTAAAGATGCTAGCTCAGATTCTATGTCTTTGCATAAAGCAATGACCATGCCCTCTATGAAAGTTACTGCCATAAAATCTACAATCTCAGATGCACACACAACAATGCATTCTGCCTCAGGACAGACTTCCTCAGTTCCTGATAAACTGGATAGaggaacaataacatttcccattCCTGAAGATAACTCCAGTAATTCTAACACCCTAGATGAAGAAATAGTGTCTGTTCCTGAAAGCGATACCCTCAATTCAAAAATTCCAAACAATGGGATAAAAGCGCCCTTGGTTAGTGAAAATGTTTCCAAGAGTTCTGAAGCTCAAGATAATAAAACGATAACACCCTCTCTTTCTGCAGATTATTCTGCAAATTCTAAAATCATGCATAAAGGACTGACAACATCCCCTATCCCACAAGATGTTCCCACAGATTCGAAAATTTTGGACAAGGGATTGACAACAAATACTGACCCTGAAGAGGTCACTGCTGGTCCTAGAGTTCTGGAGAGTGTAAAAACAACTTCTGCTCTTCCTGAAGCTGCTTCTACAAATGCTAGAACCTCAGGCAAGGGAATGGCATCGCTCTCTGTTCCG GTCCCTAGTCCTACTAGGAGTGATAACATGGTAACCGAACCAACTCACGAACGGAGAAATCAGATCACTGGGAAAACCCAATCATATGAAG ACATCCTTAATGATTCCAATTTGTGTAATAAGAAGCCTTCAGATGCTATGACAACTCTACAAAATGGAACCACATATATTTTTAGAG GCCATTTATTTTGGACAATAAGCCAGAAAGGACAAATATTAGGACATCCTCAAAGGATCAGTGATGTGTGGGGCATTCCATCCCCAATAGACACCGTTTTCACAAGGTGCAACTGCCTTGGAAATACGTACTTTTTTAAG GGAGACCAGTACTGGCGATTTCAGAATGGGCACATGGACAGTGGCTATCCTCGAAGAATTGCGGCCGGCTTTTCAGGATTGAGCGGCGAAATAACGGCTGCACTTTCAGTGGCTGCATACCGTAACAGACCTGAAACGGTGTATTTCTTCAAAAAAG GTGGATTATACCAGAAATATGTATATCAAAGACCCATCTCATCTTGCCCACTAGAACGTACTCACATCCCAATTTATCATGTGGCAAGACGTTACAGGCGGCAAACAATGGTTGCCATGCAGAAAAGCAGGAAACTTCAAAATATAG CTCAACTTTCTGTTGAAATGTTAATACGGAAAAACTGGCATGGCCTTCCTCTAACAGTCACATCAGCCATTTCACTTCCAaatcctggacttccagaaaaatATGAATATTATGTGCTCTCACATG